A genomic region of Caulobacter sp. NIBR2454 contains the following coding sequences:
- the murJ gene encoding murein biosynthesis integral membrane protein MurJ, whose protein sequence is MTEPAPTDAPTPPAKRRGGGMIRSSMIYSGLTLVSRFMGLARDLVITARLGASATPAADVYNTMLSFPNLFRRIFAEGAFAAAFVPAYARTLKGQGEAEADRIASDALASLAAATILLTLAAQLAMPWLMYAINPGYADDPVKFKLAVTLTQISMPYLPCMAIGALLSGVLNARGRFIVSGAFPILLNIVMLAAVWPQTNPIAGAWASAWAVLAAGVLQAGVLWWGARKAGADIRLRWPRLTPEVKTLVALAIPGAIAASATQINIFISSIMASFVPGGRSWLAVADRLYQLPLGLVGVAVGVALLPRLSQAVQAGDAEEAQTATDQAIVFSLALTLPAAAALSAMPFFLIDALFTRGEFTLVDARATAAALLHYGWGVPAFVLARVLSPVFFARQDTKAPMRFALISVAVNIVLGLVLFQIIGIPGIAAATSFAAWLTVVQMIATLARRGDYRPSKRAVSKVIRVALASLLLGALLGLASHFRPLIEDPLSILPFGSKEIAILAVCMVGGALYPVLLFAFGGVTPAEAKAVLRRRKT, encoded by the coding sequence GTGACCGAGCCCGCCCCGACCGACGCGCCCACTCCGCCCGCCAAGCGTCGCGGCGGCGGCATGATCCGCTCCTCTATGATCTATTCGGGCCTGACTCTGGTCAGCCGGTTCATGGGGCTGGCCCGCGATCTGGTGATCACCGCCCGCCTGGGCGCCAGCGCGACGCCGGCGGCCGACGTCTACAACACCATGCTGTCGTTCCCGAACCTGTTCCGGCGCATCTTCGCCGAGGGCGCGTTCGCGGCGGCCTTCGTGCCCGCCTACGCCAGGACCCTGAAGGGACAGGGCGAGGCTGAGGCCGACCGCATCGCGTCGGACGCCCTGGCTTCGCTCGCGGCGGCGACTATCCTGCTGACCCTGGCGGCTCAGCTGGCCATGCCCTGGCTGATGTACGCCATCAATCCCGGCTATGCCGACGATCCTGTGAAGTTCAAGCTGGCGGTCACCCTCACCCAGATCAGCATGCCCTACCTGCCCTGCATGGCCATCGGGGCCTTGCTCTCGGGGGTTCTGAACGCCCGAGGGCGGTTCATCGTCTCCGGCGCCTTTCCGATCCTGCTCAACATCGTGATGCTGGCCGCCGTCTGGCCGCAGACCAACCCGATCGCCGGCGCTTGGGCCTCGGCTTGGGCGGTGCTGGCGGCCGGTGTTCTGCAGGCCGGGGTCCTGTGGTGGGGTGCGCGCAAGGCCGGGGCGGACATCCGGCTGCGCTGGCCGCGCTTGACGCCGGAGGTCAAGACCCTGGTGGCCCTGGCCATCCCGGGCGCCATCGCCGCCAGCGCCACCCAGATCAACATCTTCATCTCCAGCATCATGGCCAGCTTCGTGCCCGGCGGCCGCTCCTGGCTGGCCGTGGCCGACCGCCTCTATCAGCTGCCGCTCGGCCTGGTGGGCGTGGCCGTGGGCGTGGCCCTGCTGCCGCGCCTTTCCCAGGCGGTGCAGGCCGGCGACGCGGAGGAGGCTCAGACGGCCACCGACCAGGCCATCGTCTTCTCCCTGGCCCTGACCCTCCCGGCCGCGGCGGCGCTTTCGGCCATGCCATTCTTCCTGATCGACGCTCTTTTCACCCGGGGCGAATTCACGCTTGTGGACGCCCGCGCCACGGCGGCGGCCTTGCTGCACTACGGCTGGGGCGTGCCGGCCTTCGTTCTGGCCCGCGTGCTGTCGCCGGTGTTCTTCGCGCGCCAGGACACCAAGGCGCCCATGCGGTTCGCCTTGATCTCGGTGGCGGTGAATATCGTCCTGGGGCTGGTCCTCTTTCAGATCATCGGCATCCCAGGCATCGCCGCCGCGACCAGCTTCGCCGCCTGGCTGACGGTGGTGCAGATGATCGCCACCCTGGCCCGGCGCGGCGACTATCGGCCGAGCAAGCGGGCGGTGAGCAAGGTCATCCGCGTGGCGCTCGCTAGCCTGCTGCTCGGCGCGCTGCTTGGCCTGGCGTCGCATTTTAGACCGCTGATCGAGGACCCCCTCTCGATCCTGCCGTTCGGGAGCAAGGAGATCGCCATCCTGGCCGTCTGCATGGTCGGCGGGGCGCTTTATCCGGTGCTGCTGTTCGCCTTTGGCGGCGTCACACCCGCCGAGGCCAAGGCCGTCCTTAGGCGTCGCAAGACCTGA
- the trpS gene encoding tryptophan--tRNA ligase, with protein sequence MTDQAPAPYTGPKRILSGIQASGALHLGNYLGALKRFVDIQDEKPFIFVADMHAITVWQDPAVLAAQTREIAAAYIAAGLDPKKATIFPQSAVPAHAELAWIFNCVARLGWLDRMTQFKEKSGKHKERSSVGLYTYPVLQAADILLYKATHVPVGEDQKQHLELTRDIAQKFNNDFNAPGFFPVTEPVIEGPATRVMSLRDGAAKMSKSDPSDASRINLMDDADAIANKIRRAKTDPEPLPETLEGLAGRPEAKNLVDIYAALSGQTKDQVIAEFGGKGFGTFKPALAELAVEKMSPIGARMRELMADPAQIDAVLKDGAERARAIADPVVAETKKLVGFLKL encoded by the coding sequence ATGACCGACCAAGCTCCGGCCCCTTACACCGGCCCAAAACGCATCCTGTCCGGCATCCAGGCCTCGGGCGCCCTGCACCTGGGCAACTATCTCGGCGCCCTGAAGCGTTTCGTCGACATCCAGGACGAAAAGCCGTTCATCTTCGTGGCCGACATGCACGCCATCACCGTGTGGCAGGATCCGGCCGTACTAGCCGCCCAGACCCGCGAGATCGCCGCCGCCTATATCGCCGCGGGGCTTGATCCGAAGAAGGCCACCATCTTCCCGCAATCGGCCGTGCCCGCACACGCCGAGCTGGCCTGGATCTTCAACTGCGTCGCCCGCCTCGGCTGGCTCGATCGCATGACCCAGTTCAAGGAAAAGAGCGGCAAGCACAAGGAACGCTCCAGCGTCGGCCTCTACACCTATCCGGTGCTCCAAGCCGCCGACATCCTGCTCTACAAGGCCACCCACGTGCCGGTGGGCGAGGACCAGAAGCAGCATCTGGAGCTGACCCGCGACATCGCCCAGAAGTTCAACAACGACTTCAACGCGCCGGGCTTCTTCCCCGTCACCGAGCCCGTCATCGAGGGGCCGGCGACCCGGGTCATGTCGCTGCGCGACGGCGCGGCCAAGATGAGCAAGTCCGATCCGTCGGACGCTTCACGCATCAACCTGATGGATGACGCAGACGCCATCGCCAATAAGATCCGCCGCGCCAAGACCGATCCCGAGCCTCTGCCCGAGACGCTCGAAGGTCTGGCTGGCCGACCCGAGGCCAAGAACCTGGTCGATATTTATGCGGCCTTGTCCGGCCAGACCAAGGATCAGGTGATCGCGGAATTCGGTGGCAAGGGTTTCGGCACATTCAAGCCGGCCCTGGCCGAGCTGGCGGTCGAGAAGATGAGCCCCATCGGCGCGCGCATGCGTGAACTGATGGCCGATCCGGCCCAGATCGACGCGGTCCTCAAGGACGGCGCCGAGCGCGCCCGCGCCATCGCCGATCCGGTGGTGGCCGAAACCAAGAAGCTGGTCGGCTTCCTCAAGCTTTGA
- a CDS encoding universal stress protein, translating to MSRRKFLVIADDSEEFAAALRYACRRARSTGGHVALLRVIEPAVFEHWSGVREEIERQERVEAEAVLQKLAEQVVAETGEAPEFLIKHAENTKAAIRAVIAADPEIKVLVLAAAAGGRGPGALVASIAKDGVGFGSRKIPVTVVPGDLTDDEIVDLA from the coding sequence ATGAGCCGACGCAAATTCCTGGTCATCGCCGACGACAGCGAAGAGTTCGCCGCGGCCCTGCGCTACGCCTGTCGCCGCGCCCGCTCCACGGGCGGCCATGTGGCCCTGCTGCGCGTGATCGAGCCGGCGGTGTTCGAGCACTGGTCCGGCGTGCGCGAGGAGATCGAACGCCAGGAGCGGGTCGAGGCCGAGGCCGTGCTGCAAAAGCTGGCCGAACAGGTAGTCGCCGAAACCGGCGAGGCGCCCGAATTCCTGATCAAGCATGCCGAGAACACCAAGGCGGCTATTCGCGCGGTGATCGCCGCCGATCCGGAGATCAAGGTCCTAGTCCTGGCCGCGGCGGCCGGCGGACGGGGGCCCGGCGCCCTGGTCGCCTCCATCGCCAAGGACGGGGTGGGCTTTGGCTCGCGCAAGATCCCGGTCACGGTGGTGCCCGGCGACCTGACCGACGACGAAATCGTCGATCTAGCTTAG
- a CDS encoding YbhB/YbcL family Raf kinase inhibitor-like protein has protein sequence MLEKIPRFIGDLLRYARAGEMKIAYFLDPFDGAPETLKVSSGDFQDGARLLAPFTADGEGKSPSLTWSGAPDGTADVVLMVEDPDAPTPDPLVHAIAWNLPANGHLAADAISTDDVQTGKNAYMRSDYLPPDPPTGHGPHRYVFQFFALSEPLALTGTPGRKAVLKAMEGKVLAKGRLTGIYERA, from the coding sequence ATGCTCGAGAAGATTCCCCGCTTCATCGGCGACCTGCTGCGCTATGCCCGCGCCGGCGAGATGAAGATCGCCTACTTCCTCGACCCTTTCGATGGCGCGCCGGAGACGCTGAAGGTCTCCAGCGGTGATTTTCAAGACGGCGCGCGGCTGCTGGCGCCGTTCACGGCCGACGGCGAGGGCAAGTCTCCCTCCTTGACGTGGTCTGGCGCGCCGGACGGCACGGCCGACGTGGTGCTGATGGTCGAGGATCCTGACGCGCCGACGCCCGACCCGCTGGTCCACGCCATCGCCTGGAACCTGCCGGCCAACGGTCATCTGGCCGCCGACGCCATCTCCACCGACGACGTCCAGACCGGCAAGAACGCCTATATGCGGTCCGACTACCTGCCGCCGGACCCACCCACCGGCCACGGGCCTCATCGCTATGTCTTCCAGTTCTTCGCCCTGTCCGAGCCCCTGGCTCTGACCGGAACCCCCGGCCGCAAGGCGGTTCTGAAGGCGATGGAAGGCAAGGTATTGGCCAAGGGGCGGCTGACCGGAATCTACGAGCGCGCCTGA
- a CDS encoding NifU family protein produces MFIQTEATPNPDVLKFLPGREVLGEGTREFRTPEEAQVSPLATALFDLGDVVRVFFGPDFLTVTKAAESEWPHLKAPILASVMDHFTSSRPLLTDAEAVGHDEGVYEGETAQIVAEIKDLLDTRIRPAVAQDGGDIVFSRFEPDTGAVYLHMRGACSGCPSSSATLKSGVENMLKHYVPEVTRVEQVL; encoded by the coding sequence ATGTTCATTCAGACCGAAGCCACGCCCAACCCGGACGTCCTGAAGTTCCTCCCCGGCCGTGAAGTGCTCGGCGAAGGCACGCGCGAATTCCGCACGCCGGAAGAAGCGCAGGTCTCGCCCCTGGCGACCGCCCTGTTCGACCTGGGCGATGTGGTCCGCGTGTTCTTCGGTCCCGACTTCCTGACCGTGACCAAGGCGGCGGAATCCGAATGGCCTCACCTGAAGGCCCCGATCCTGGCGTCGGTGATGGATCACTTCACCTCCAGCCGCCCGCTGCTGACGGACGCCGAAGCCGTCGGTCATGACGAAGGCGTATATGAGGGCGAAACCGCCCAGATCGTCGCCGAGATCAAGGATTTGCTCGACACCCGCATCCGCCCGGCCGTCGCCCAGGATGGCGGCGACATCGTCTTTTCCCGGTTCGAGCCCGATACCGGCGCTGTGTACCTGCACATGCGCGGCGCGTGCTCGGGCTGCCCCTCGTCATCGGCCACGCTGAAGTCCGGCGTCGAAAACATGCTCAAGCACTACGTCCCCGAAGTGACCCGCGTCGAACAGGTCCTCTGA
- the tsaB gene encoding tRNA (adenosine(37)-N6)-threonylcarbamoyltransferase complex dimerization subunit type 1 TsaB: MVLSIDTCLAACAAAVIDDGQILASRTEPMTRGHQEVLGGMVREVMAQTDLPFARLDRIAVTVGPGSFTGLRVGLAFAKGLATALDIPCIGVGTLDALAEGQEGPRIAVIDARKGQVYWRAFDGGQALTDPTAETAEEALTAAHRVFGERPVTLIGSGAALLADRLAISRAEPLPAPDPASVARLGALADPAAAPPKPLYLRPPYATLPDA, from the coding sequence ATCGTCCTGTCCATCGACACCTGCCTGGCAGCCTGCGCCGCCGCCGTCATCGACGACGGCCAAATCCTGGCGAGCCGCACCGAACCCATGACCCGCGGGCACCAGGAGGTCCTGGGCGGCATGGTGCGCGAGGTGATGGCCCAGACGGACCTTCCCTTCGCACGCTTGGACCGCATCGCCGTCACGGTCGGCCCCGGCTCATTCACCGGCCTGCGCGTCGGCCTGGCCTTCGCCAAGGGCCTCGCGACGGCGCTCGACATCCCCTGCATCGGCGTCGGAACTCTCGACGCCCTGGCCGAGGGACAGGAAGGGCCGCGGATCGCCGTGATCGACGCTCGCAAGGGTCAGGTCTACTGGCGCGCCTTCGATGGCGGTCAAGCCCTGACTGACCCCACCGCCGAGACAGCTGAAGAAGCGCTGACGGCGGCGCATCGTGTGTTTGGGGAGCGGCCTGTCACCCTGATTGGTTCAGGCGCGGCTCTGCTGGCCGATCGTCTGGCCATTTCGCGCGCCGAGCCCCTGCCCGCGCCCGATCCCGCCTCGGTCGCGCGGCTCGGGGCTCTGGCCGACCCCGCCGCCGCGCCGCCCAAGCCACTATACCTGCGCCCACCCTACGCCACCCTGCCCGACGCATGA
- the rimI gene encoding ribosomal protein S18-alanine N-acetyltransferase, with amino-acid sequence MRAALASDSAELAALHRAAFEAPWPQAELADLLASGSDGLIEEGQGFILWRTAADEAEILTIAVDPAARRAGLGRRLVQAAASAAQGQGAASLFLEVAIDNLAALGLYETAGFEQVGRRRGYYHRPDGEVDALVMRRALNT; translated from the coding sequence ATGAGGGCCGCCCTCGCCTCCGACAGCGCTGAACTGGCCGCCTTGCACCGGGCGGCCTTCGAGGCGCCCTGGCCGCAGGCGGAGCTGGCCGACCTACTTGCCAGCGGCAGCGACGGACTGATCGAGGAGGGCCAGGGCTTCATCCTCTGGCGCACCGCGGCCGACGAGGCCGAAATCCTGACCATCGCCGTCGATCCGGCCGCGCGGCGCGCCGGACTGGGCCGCCGGCTCGTACAGGCGGCGGCGTCAGCAGCCCAGGGCCAGGGCGCGGCGAGCCTTTTTCTGGAAGTCGCCATCGACAATCTTGCCGCGCTCGGCCTTTACGAAACGGCCGGTTTCGAGCAAGTCGGACGTCGGCGCGGCTATTATCACCGACCCGACGGCGAAGTGGACGCCCTCGTCATGCGTCGCGCGCTTAACACCTGA
- a CDS encoding Fur family transcriptional regulator produces MDRLEKLCAEKGMRMTDQRRVIARVLSSAEDHPDVEELHRRAHAIDPHISIATVYRTVRLFEESGIIERHDFRDGRSRYEERPDHHHDHLIDMKTGKVVEFVDEEIEALQQAIARKLGYKLIDHRLELYGMPLDE; encoded by the coding sequence TTGGACCGCCTCGAAAAGCTTTGCGCCGAAAAAGGCATGCGGATGACCGACCAGCGGCGCGTCATCGCGCGGGTGCTGTCGTCGGCCGAAGACCATCCCGATGTCGAGGAGCTGCACCGCCGCGCCCACGCCATCGATCCGCACATCTCGATCGCCACGGTCTACCGCACCGTCCGCCTGTTCGAAGAAAGCGGCATCATCGAGCGCCACGACTTCCGTGACGGTCGCTCGCGCTATGAAGAGCGCCCCGATCACCACCACGACCACCTGATCGACATGAAGACCGGCAAGGTCGTCGAGTTCGTGGACGAGGAGATCGAAGCCCTGCAGCAGGCGATCGCCCGCAAGCTTGGCTACAAGCTGATCGACCACCGGCTCGAACTCTACGGCATGCCGCTGGACGAATGA
- the miaB gene encoding tRNA (N6-isopentenyl adenosine(37)-C2)-methylthiotransferase MiaB: MTDTTTAQAAVEGAPLKRLFIKTYGCQMNVYDSERMADVLRPLGYGMVDDPEGADLVVLNTCHIREKATEKVYSELGQIKLMKNRKAEAGGQMTIAVAGCVAQAEGKEIMHRQPAVDLVVGPQAYHQLPELIARAHRHSGERLSADFAADEKFDALPAERHVTGVTAFLTVQEGCDKFCTFCVVPYTRGGEWSRPMDTIVAEAQGLADKGVREVTLLGQNVNAYEGGLANLVRRLAKIDGLDRIRYTTSHPADMDEALIEAHGELPELMPYLHLPVQSGSDKILKAMNRAHTAESYLRLVEKIRAARPDIAMSGDFIVGFPGERDGDFEATLNLIREVRYAAAFSFKYSKRPGTPASAMPGQVAEEVKEERLARLLALLDEQTIGFNNRVVGRTVPVLFERKGRHLGQIVGRSPYLNGVHCEGPEQLIGQIVPVKITGASKNSLAGVLAPVLEPA; the protein is encoded by the coding sequence ATGACCGACACGACCACCGCCCAAGCCGCGGTCGAGGGCGCGCCCCTGAAGCGCCTCTTCATCAAGACCTACGGCTGCCAGATGAACGTCTACGACAGCGAACGCATGGCTGATGTCCTGCGCCCGCTCGGCTACGGCATGGTCGATGATCCGGAAGGCGCGGACCTGGTGGTGCTGAACACCTGCCACATCCGCGAGAAGGCCACGGAAAAGGTCTATTCCGAGCTTGGTCAGATCAAGCTGATGAAGAACCGCAAGGCCGAGGCCGGCGGCCAGATGACCATCGCCGTGGCGGGGTGCGTCGCCCAAGCCGAGGGCAAGGAGATCATGCATCGCCAGCCGGCGGTGGATCTGGTGGTCGGGCCCCAGGCCTATCACCAGTTGCCCGAACTGATCGCCCGCGCCCACCGCCACAGCGGCGAGCGGTTGTCGGCCGATTTCGCGGCGGATGAGAAGTTCGACGCCCTGCCCGCCGAACGCCATGTGACCGGCGTGACCGCCTTCCTCACCGTGCAGGAAGGCTGCGACAAGTTCTGCACCTTCTGCGTGGTGCCCTATACGCGCGGTGGCGAATGGTCCCGTCCGATGGACACGATCGTCGCCGAGGCCCAGGGCCTGGCCGACAAGGGCGTGCGCGAGGTCACCCTGCTGGGCCAGAACGTCAACGCCTATGAGGGCGGGCTGGCCAATCTTGTGCGCCGCCTGGCCAAGATCGATGGCCTGGACCGGATCCGCTACACTACAAGCCACCCGGCCGACATGGACGAGGCGCTCATCGAGGCGCACGGCGAGCTTCCCGAGCTGATGCCCTACCTGCACCTGCCCGTGCAGTCCGGGTCGGACAAGATCCTCAAGGCCATGAACCGCGCCCATACGGCCGAAAGCTATCTTCGCCTGGTCGAGAAAATCCGCGCCGCGCGACCGGACATCGCCATGAGCGGCGATTTCATCGTCGGCTTCCCCGGCGAGCGGGACGGCGATTTCGAGGCGACCCTGAACCTGATCCGCGAGGTCCGCTACGCGGCGGCCTTCTCGTTCAAATATTCCAAGCGTCCCGGAACCCCCGCCTCCGCCATGCCGGGCCAGGTGGCGGAAGAGGTCAAGGAGGAGCGGCTGGCCCGCCTTCTGGCCCTGCTCGACGAGCAGACCATCGGCTTCAACAACCGGGTGGTCGGCCGCACCGTACCCGTCCTGTTCGAGCGCAAGGGCCGTCACCTTGGCCAGATCGTCGGCCGCAGCCCCTATCTGAACGGTGTCCACTGCGAGGGGCCGGAACAGCTGATCGGACAGATCGTTCCTGTGAAGATCACCGGCGCCTCCAAGAACAGCCTTGCGGGCGTTCTGGCGCCCGTTTTGGAGCCTGCGTGA
- a CDS encoding PhoH family protein: MSKTPEFTALSDVAQRAVSGPSSRHAALIEDAFRVLIETPGGGVSINGDAKSRRQAQAAIGLIAARAESGVEVGEADVRAAIGQVRAGGDARSPSGSRRGMVAAKTAAQANYLDALGRFDLVFGLGPAGTGKTFLAVAHGAGLLMRGEVDRLIVTRPAVEAGERLGFLPGDLNEKVDPYMAPVWEALNDIMGADQLRRRREKGEIEVAPIAFMRGRTLSHAFVIVDEAQNASRLQMKMVLTRLGEGAKMAVTGDPSQIDLLNAGDSGLAHAVAILEGVKGVAVSRFSASDVVRHPLVERIVKAYDADAEKRGR, encoded by the coding sequence GTGAGCAAGACGCCTGAATTCACCGCCCTTTCCGACGTCGCCCAGCGCGCCGTCTCCGGCCCGTCGAGCCGTCACGCCGCCCTCATCGAAGATGCCTTCCGGGTCCTGATCGAAACCCCCGGCGGCGGCGTGTCGATCAACGGCGACGCCAAGTCCCGCCGCCAGGCCCAGGCCGCCATCGGCCTGATCGCCGCCCGGGCCGAGAGCGGCGTGGAGGTTGGGGAGGCTGATGTGCGCGCCGCCATCGGTCAGGTCCGCGCCGGCGGCGACGCGCGTTCTCCATCCGGGTCTCGACGCGGCATGGTGGCGGCCAAGACCGCCGCCCAGGCCAACTATCTAGACGCCCTGGGTCGCTTCGACCTGGTGTTCGGGCTGGGCCCAGCCGGCACGGGCAAGACCTTCCTGGCTGTCGCCCATGGCGCCGGCCTGCTGATGCGCGGCGAGGTGGATCGCCTCATCGTCACCCGCCCGGCCGTGGAGGCTGGCGAGCGCCTTGGCTTCCTGCCCGGCGACCTGAACGAAAAGGTCGATCCCTACATGGCCCCTGTCTGGGAGGCCCTGAACGACATCATGGGCGCCGACCAGCTGCGGCGGCGTCGCGAGAAGGGCGAGATCGAGGTCGCGCCCATCGCCTTCATGCGCGGCCGAACCCTGAGCCACGCCTTCGTCATCGTGGATGAGGCGCAGAACGCGTCACGTCTCCAGATGAAGATGGTCCTGACCCGCCTGGGCGAGGGGGCCAAGATGGCGGTTACCGGCGACCCCAGCCAGATCGACCTGCTCAACGCGGGCGACTCCGGCCTGGCGCATGCCGTGGCGATCCTGGAAGGGGTCAAGGGCGTGGCCGTGTCGCGCTTCAGCGCCTCGGACGTGGTCCGCCACCCGCTGGTGGAGCGTATCGTCAAGGCCTACGACGCCGACGCCGAAAAGCGCGGTCGATGA
- the ybeY gene encoding rRNA maturation RNase YbeY, with protein MSDIDVEIEDDAWTAALPQVEALVLEAALAALAKAGHTGGCVVLLTNDDAVHELNARFRERDQPTNVLSFPAPENPENSLGDICLAFGVCEREAIEQGKPLAHHLQHLVAHGVLHLVGYDHLSDAEAEEMEALEREVLAGLGVPDPYAERGDPQGTHA; from the coding sequence ATGAGCGACATCGACGTCGAAATCGAGGACGACGCCTGGACGGCGGCCCTGCCGCAAGTCGAAGCTCTGGTTCTCGAAGCCGCCCTCGCCGCCCTGGCCAAGGCCGGCCACACCGGCGGCTGCGTGGTGCTTCTGACAAACGACGACGCTGTTCATGAGCTCAATGCGCGCTTTCGCGAGCGCGACCAGCCGACCAACGTCCTGTCCTTCCCCGCGCCCGAGAACCCCGAAAACAGCCTGGGCGACATTTGCCTGGCCTTCGGGGTCTGCGAACGCGAAGCGATCGAGCAGGGCAAGCCGCTGGCGCACCACCTGCAACACCTTGTGGCGCATGGGGTGCTTCATCTTGTAGGCTACGATCATCTATCCGACGCCGAAGCGGAGGAGATGGAGGCCCTGGAGCGCGAAGTTCTCGCCGGCCTGGGCGTTCCTGACCCCTATGCCGAGCGCGGCGACCCCCAAGGGACCCATGCCTAG
- a CDS encoding hemolysin family protein, with amino-acid sequence MPSDDPSQPPETAARKSRGVRAFLRKMRRKLSGEREMRGAEAATPHDSSAADLVDQAEAFQTLRVEDVMTPRADIVAVDIATAFSELLARFIEAEHSRMPIYRDTLDDPVGFVHVKDVFKMLADESKRPTPDQPVLHRLRRDILYVPPSMRAADLLLRMQTSRIHMAVVIDEFGGADGLVTMEDLVEAVVGDIADEHDEAQTSGVVQRPGGVFEADARAMLEDLEAAMGVEELAPADFEEDIDTVGGLVTAIAGRVPQRGEVISHPGGFDLEVTDADPRRVKRVRIRPAARHAEATGAAAG; translated from the coding sequence ATGCCTAGCGACGATCCAAGTCAACCGCCCGAAACCGCCGCGCGTAAAAGCCGGGGGGTTCGGGCGTTTCTTCGAAAGATGCGCCGCAAGCTGTCGGGCGAGCGCGAAATGCGGGGGGCCGAAGCCGCCACTCCCCACGATTCCTCCGCCGCCGACCTGGTGGATCAGGCCGAGGCCTTCCAGACCCTCCGCGTTGAAGACGTGATGACGCCGCGCGCGGACATCGTCGCCGTGGACATCGCCACCGCCTTCAGCGAACTGCTCGCCCGTTTCATCGAGGCCGAACATTCGCGGATGCCGATCTATCGCGACACGCTCGACGATCCCGTCGGCTTCGTTCACGTCAAGGACGTGTTCAAGATGCTGGCGGACGAGAGCAAGCGGCCCACCCCCGATCAGCCCGTCTTGCACCGGCTGCGCCGCGACATCCTCTATGTGCCGCCGTCCATGCGCGCCGCCGACCTGCTGCTGCGCATGCAGACCAGCCGCATCCATATGGCCGTGGTCATCGACGAATTCGGCGGCGCCGATGGTCTGGTGACCATGGAGGATCTGGTCGAAGCGGTGGTCGGCGACATCGCCGACGAACATGACGAGGCCCAGACCTCGGGTGTGGTCCAGCGCCCCGGCGGGGTGTTCGAGGCGGACGCCCGCGCCATGCTGGAGGATCTGGAGGCCGCCATGGGCGTCGAGGAGCTGGCGCCGGCCGACTTTGAGGAAGACATCGACACCGTCGGCGGCCTCGTCACGGCGATCGCGGGCCGCGTGCCGCAGCGCGGCGAGGTCATCAGCCATCCGGGCGGCTTTGATCTGGAAGTCACCGACGCCGACCCCCGCCGGGTCAAACGCGTCCGCATCCGCCCCGCCGCCCGACACGCCGAGGCCACGGGGGCCGCCGCCGGATGA